One Gammaproteobacteria bacterium genomic window, AAGAGATCGGGAATCGCACAAGATGCGACGATTTCGACCGGTTCCGACCCCTCTTCGAGCAGGTCCAGAAGGAGATCGACGCGGGCATTCGCGACACGCGGACCTTCGAACGGAAGGCGGAGATCGAGCCCGGCCGGTTCTTCATCGTGGGTGGGCAGAAGGCCTACGTGGCCAACATGGGACCGGTCTTCACCCAGCAGTACGGTGACAAGGACGCGCGCCTCCGCGTGATCTTCGACAACGGCACCGAAAGCAACCTGCTCCGGCGTTCCCTTCAGCGGGCGCTCCACAAGGATCCAGCGGGCCGCCGGATCACTGAACCAACGGCTGGACCGCTTTTCGCCGATCACGCCGCGGACGGCGACGAGGCGAGCGGCACGATCTACGTGCTGCGCAGCAAGTCGAATCTTCCATTCATCTCAGAACATCGCGACCTCGTCCATAAGATCGGCGTCACGAGCGGCAGGGTTCGGGAACGCATCGCGAGCGCACGGCTCCAACCGACCTTCCTAATGGCGGATGTTGAGATCGTCGCCACCTACAAGCTCTACAACATCAACCGCGGCAAGCTGGAGAACATCATTCACCGCCTCTTCCACCCCGCACGTCTCGACATCGAGATCCAAGATCGCTTCGGTCACCCGGTATCCCCGCGCGAGTGGTTTCTTGTGCCCCTCGATGTCATCGACCAGGCCGTAGAGAGAATCAGAGAGGGCACCATCACACGATATGCCTATGACGCGAACGCCGCGTCGCTAGTCGGCTGAGGGTGTTCCGATGCGA contains:
- a CDS encoding GIY-YIG nuclease family protein; its protein translation is MPKGFTEQDAALLDELGIKVGSKKTRPHTPREERIIAGFEEIQRFVDRHGRTPAPGEHLDVFERVYAVRLDRIRKNHECRKVLAPLDRQGLLGSGVEESTALLDVVDDDALLAELGVPARESDITELRHVRSSAEKRAAEEIGNRTRCDDFDRFRPLFEQVQKEIDAGIRDTRTFERKAEIEPGRFFIVGGQKAYVANMGPVFTQQYGDKDARLRVIFDNGTESNLLRRSLQRALHKDPAGRRITEPTAGPLFADHAADGDEASGTIYVLRSKSNLPFISEHRDLVHKIGVTSGRVRERIASARLQPTFLMADVEIVATYKLYNINRGKLENIIHRLFHPARLDIEIQDRFGHPVSPREWFLVPLDVIDQAVERIREGTITRYAYDANAASLVG